The following proteins are co-located in the Pseudomonas antarctica genome:
- the recD gene encoding exodeoxyribonuclease V subunit alpha, whose amino-acid sequence MSLSPLPLEELLPLSRAADLLQLLERWVDRGWLRALDKAFVGFLHELDAQADPLVLLAAALTSHQLGHGHVCLDLFETLKAPDFALSLPPEGDVQTGAMLLPSQLLTGLDGAHWCQALAASHLVALAVDGSEAAHSRPLVLSGKRLYLRRYWTYERRIDTALRLRLATPENVAADLPQRLNRLFDQPPPDGVIDWQKLACALATRGAFSIVTGGPGTGKTTTVVRLLALLQAPAVEAGSPLRIRLAAPTGKAAARLTESISQQVLSLNVPDSVREKIPTQVTTVHRLLGSRPGTRHFRHHIGNPLPLDVLVVDEASMIDLEMMANLLDALPPHARLVLLGDKDQLASVEAGAVLGDLCRDAEAGWYSPDTRQWLQAVSGEDLSASGLHEDLDGSHPLAQQVVMLRYSRRFGEGSGIGQLARWVNQQNAEEARKLLAARSHSDLFCLSLKGEHDHALERLVLDGQGDDAQGYRYYLNLLQSARPALDTPREDAAWTHWAQQLLQAFDAFQLLCAVRKGPWGVEGLNLRITAALRKVRLIEGDDQWYEGRPVLMTRNDYGLGLMNGDIGIALKLPESDDGPQVLRVAFPRNDGQGGVRFVLPSRLNDVETVYAMTVHKSQGSEFTHTALILPDALNPVLTKELIYTGITRAKRWFSLIEPRGGVFEEAVRRKVKRLSGLMLELDAADKKTD is encoded by the coding sequence ATGAGCCTGTCGCCGTTACCGCTTGAGGAACTGCTGCCGCTCAGCCGCGCTGCCGACTTGCTGCAACTGCTGGAACGTTGGGTCGACCGAGGCTGGCTGCGCGCCTTGGACAAAGCCTTCGTCGGCTTCCTCCACGAACTCGACGCGCAAGCCGATCCGTTGGTGCTGCTGGCTGCGGCATTGACCAGCCATCAATTGGGCCATGGCCACGTGTGCCTCGACCTGTTCGAAACCCTTAAGGCGCCGGACTTTGCGTTGTCACTGCCACCCGAAGGCGACGTGCAAACCGGTGCCATGCTGTTGCCGTCGCAACTGCTCACCGGCCTCGACGGTGCGCATTGGTGCCAAGCGTTGGCCGCCAGTCACCTGGTCGCCCTGGCGGTTGATGGCAGCGAAGCCGCTCACAGCCGGCCATTGGTGCTGTCTGGCAAACGTCTGTACCTGCGCCGTTACTGGACTTACGAGCGGCGTATCGACACGGCGCTGCGCCTGCGCCTGGCGACCCCGGAAAACGTCGCCGCCGATTTGCCCCAGCGCCTGAACCGTCTGTTTGACCAACCGCCACCCGACGGTGTCATCGACTGGCAAAAACTCGCCTGCGCCCTGGCCACTCGCGGCGCATTCAGCATCGTCACCGGCGGCCCCGGCACTGGCAAAACCACCACCGTGGTGCGCCTGCTCGCCCTGTTGCAGGCCCCCGCTGTGGAAGCCGGCAGCCCGTTGCGCATCCGCCTCGCCGCGCCCACCGGTAAAGCCGCCGCACGCCTCACCGAATCCATCAGCCAGCAAGTGCTGTCGCTGAACGTGCCTGACAGCGTGCGGGAAAAAATCCCGACCCAGGTCACCACGGTTCACCGCCTGCTCGGCAGTCGCCCGGGCACGCGGCACTTCCGTCATCACATTGGCAACCCTTTGCCTTTGGATGTGCTGGTGGTGGACGAAGCCTCGATGATCGACCTGGAAATGATGGCCAACCTGTTGGACGCCTTACCGCCCCACGCCCGCTTGGTGTTGCTGGGCGACAAGGACCAACTCGCCTCGGTGGAGGCCGGCGCCGTGCTCGGCGATTTGTGCCGCGACGCTGAAGCCGGTTGGTACAGCCCCGACACACGCCAATGGCTGCAAGCCGTGAGCGGCGAAGACCTCAGCGCCAGCGGCCTCCACGAAGACCTCGACGGCAGCCATCCGCTGGCTCAGCAAGTGGTGATGCTGCGCTACTCGCGACGTTTTGGCGAAGGCAGCGGTATCGGCCAACTGGCGCGTTGGGTCAACCAGCAAAACGCCGAAGAGGCGCGCAAACTGCTGGCCGCTCGCAGCCACAGCGACCTCTTCTGCCTCAGCCTCAAGGGCGAACACGACCACGCCCTGGAGCGGCTGGTGCTGGACGGGCAGGGCGACGACGCCCAAGGTTATCGCTATTACCTCAACCTGCTGCAAAGCGCGCGCCCGGCCCTCGACACCCCGCGCGAAGACGCCGCCTGGACGCACTGGGCGCAACAGCTGCTGCAAGCGTTCGACGCCTTCCAACTGCTTTGCGCCGTGCGCAAAGGCCCTTGGGGCGTGGAAGGGCTGAACCTGCGCATCACCGCCGCCTTGCGCAAAGTGCGGCTGATCGAGGGTGACGACCAATGGTACGAAGGCCGCCCGGTGCTCATGACCCGCAACGATTACGGCCTGGGCCTGATGAACGGCGACATCGGCATCGCGCTTAAACTGCCCGAAAGCGACGATGGCCCACAGGTCTTGCGCGTAGCCTTCCCACGCAACGATGGCCAAGGCGGTGTGCGTTTTGTACTGCCCAGCCGTCTGAACGATGTGGAAACCGTGTACGCCATGACCGTGCACAAATCCCAGGGTTCGGAGTTCACCCACACCGCGTTGATCCTGCCGGACGCGCTGAACCCGGTGCTGACCAAAGAGCTGATCTACACCGGCATCACCCGTGCCAAACGGTGGTTCAGCCTGATCGAGCCGCGGGGGGGAGTCTTTGAGGAAGCCGTGCGCCGCAAGGTCAAGCGCCTGAGTGGTTTGATGTTGGAGCTGGACGCTGCGGATAAAAAAACTGACTGA
- the recB gene encoding exodeoxyribonuclease V subunit beta, producing MIGKPLALAFPLKGSQLIEASAGTGKTFTISALYLRLVLGHGGDESGFGRELLPPQILVVTFTDAATKELRERIRIRLAEAARFFRDEIDQPDALIADLRDQYRPEQWPACANRLDIAAQWMDEAAVSTIHSWCQRMLREHAFDSGSLFTQTLETDHSDLLGEVLRDYWRLFCYPMHDDALNWVRKNWSGPAALMPRVRALFGSERPTDETREPAELINACLQERREALVTLKAPWQQWAAELRDICLQAVAAKAVDGRKMQARYFEPWFEKISAWAADETLEQLDIGTGFTRLTPDGMAEAWKGEPPRHPGIDAMASLKASLDALPTPDAAVLQHAAGWVGKRFEEEKRRRAEMGFDDMLIRLNAALQAEGGERLASVIREQFPVALIDEFQDTDPVQYSIFDSIYRIEENHLDSGLFLIGDPKQAIYAFRGADIYTYLRARQSTAGRHHTLGTNFRSSHAMVEAVNHVFQRAETGRGAFLFREPNGDNPVPFHSVLSQGRKEQLQVDGQTLPAMNLWHLPTDQPISNAVYRQQLAAACATQIVALLNGGQQRTAGFLQEDGSFKGVLPSDIAILVRDGKEAQAVRAELAARGVRSVYLSDKDSVFAAQEAHDLLAWLKACAEPDVERPLRAALACVTLNLSLPELERLNQDELAWETRVMQFRGYRAIWRTQGVLPMLRRLLHDFKLPQTLIARSDGERVLTNLLHLSELLQQAASELDGEQALIRHLAEHLALSGQAGEEQILRLESDEQLVKVVTIHKSKGLEYDLVFLPFICSAKPVDGSRLPLHYHDEHGKSHVSLRPSAELIAQADDERLAEDLRLFYVALTRAKHACWLGIADLKRGNTNSSVLHLSALGYLLGAGASLGESAGLARWLLDLQEGCAAIHYAHVPDALDILFHPPRNEATLLAPLLPKRKAAENWWIASYSALRIGDSMSAAPLEAPENPQAQKLFDDERLDPDAPREVAASGGDIHRFPRGPNPGTFLHGLLEWAGEEGFNVTPEAIEKAVGARCNRRNWEGWIVTLSGWLGHLLQTPLPVDNDHVTLSSLQQYQIEMEFWFASHKVDVLALDKLVCQQTHNGVSRVAAEPVLLNGMFKGFIDLTFEHDGRYYVADYKSNWLGPDDSAYTQDAMEQSILEHRYDLQYVLYLLALHRQLKARLPDYDYDRHVGGALYLFLRGTQAASQGAYFTRPPRELIEGLDLLFQGKPIPPKVEPAWEQGVLL from the coding sequence ATGATCGGCAAACCTTTAGCCCTGGCCTTCCCGCTAAAAGGCAGCCAGCTGATTGAAGCCAGCGCCGGCACCGGCAAGACCTTTACCATTTCCGCCCTGTATTTGCGCCTGGTGCTTGGCCATGGGGGTGATGAGTCCGGCTTCGGTCGCGAACTGCTGCCACCGCAAATCCTTGTGGTGACCTTCACCGACGCGGCCACCAAAGAGCTGCGCGAACGCATCCGTATCCGCCTCGCCGAGGCGGCGCGTTTTTTCCGCGACGAAATCGACCAGCCTGACGCCCTGATCGCCGACCTGCGCGATCAATACCGCCCCGAGCAATGGCCTGCCTGCGCCAACCGTCTGGACATCGCCGCCCAATGGATGGACGAAGCGGCCGTCTCGACCATCCACAGTTGGTGCCAGCGCATGCTGCGCGAACACGCGTTCGACAGCGGCAGCCTGTTCACCCAGACCCTGGAAACCGACCACAGCGACCTGCTCGGCGAAGTGCTGCGCGACTACTGGCGGCTGTTCTGCTACCCGATGCATGACGACGCACTCAATTGGGTACGCAAAAACTGGAGCGGCCCCGCCGCGCTGATGCCGCGCGTGCGTGCGCTGTTCGGCAGCGAACGGCCTACTGACGAAACCCGCGAGCCAGCCGAGCTGATCAACGCTTGCCTGCAAGAGCGCCGCGAAGCGCTGGTCACCCTCAAGGCACCCTGGCAACAATGGGCCGCCGAGCTGCGTGATATCTGCCTGCAGGCCGTGGCCGCCAAAGCCGTCGACGGCCGCAAGATGCAAGCGCGTTACTTCGAGCCCTGGTTCGAAAAGATCAGTGCCTGGGCCGCTGACGAAACCCTCGAGCAGTTGGACATCGGCACCGGCTTCACCCGCCTCACGCCCGACGGCATGGCCGAAGCCTGGAAGGGCGAACCGCCGCGCCACCCTGGCATTGACGCCATGGCCAGTCTCAAAGCCAGCCTCGATGCCTTGCCAACGCCCGACGCTGCGGTGTTGCAACACGCCGCCGGCTGGGTGGGTAAACGTTTCGAAGAAGAAAAACGCCGTCGTGCCGAAATGGGCTTCGACGACATGCTGATTCGCCTCAACGCCGCCCTGCAAGCCGAAGGCGGCGAGCGTCTGGCCAGTGTGATCCGCGAGCAGTTCCCCGTGGCGCTGATCGATGAATTCCAGGACACCGACCCGGTGCAATACAGCATCTTCGACAGCATCTACCGCATCGAAGAAAACCACCTCGACAGTGGCCTGTTCCTGATTGGTGACCCCAAGCAGGCGATCTACGCTTTCCGCGGTGCCGACATCTACACCTACTTGCGCGCCCGCCAGTCCACCGCTGGCCGCCATCACACCCTGGGCACCAACTTCCGCTCCAGCCATGCGATGGTCGAGGCGGTGAACCACGTGTTCCAACGCGCGGAAACCGGCCGTGGTGCGTTCCTGTTCCGCGAGCCGAATGGCGACAACCCGGTGCCGTTCCACTCGGTGTTATCCCAAGGCCGTAAAGAGCAACTGCAGGTCGATGGTCAAACGCTGCCGGCGATGAACCTCTGGCACCTGCCCACCGACCAGCCGATTTCCAACGCGGTGTATCGCCAGCAACTGGCTGCCGCCTGCGCCACGCAAATCGTCGCGTTACTCAATGGCGGACAGCAACGCACTGCCGGTTTCCTACAAGAGGATGGCAGTTTCAAAGGCGTACTCCCGTCAGACATCGCCATCCTGGTGCGCGACGGCAAGGAAGCTCAAGCCGTGCGCGCTGAGTTGGCCGCCCGTGGCGTGCGCAGCGTGTACCTGTCCGACAAAGACTCCGTCTTCGCCGCCCAGGAAGCCCATGACCTGCTGGCCTGGCTCAAGGCCTGCGCCGAACCGGACGTCGAGCGCCCGCTGCGCGCCGCCCTGGCCTGCGTCACCTTGAACCTCTCATTGCCGGAACTGGAACGTCTGAATCAGGACGAACTGGCGTGGGAAACCCGCGTGATGCAGTTCCGTGGCTACCGTGCAATCTGGCGCACCCAAGGCGTGCTGCCGATGCTGCGGCGCCTGCTCCACGATTTCAAACTGCCGCAAACCCTGATCGCCCGCAGCGATGGCGAACGTGTGCTGACCAACCTGCTGCACCTCAGCGAACTGCTGCAACAGGCCGCGTCGGAACTGGACGGCGAACAAGCGCTGATCCGCCATTTGGCCGAACACTTGGCGCTGTCTGGTCAGGCCGGTGAAGAACAGATCCTGCGCCTGGAAAGCGATGAGCAACTGGTCAAAGTGGTCACCATTCACAAGTCCAAAGGCCTGGAATACGACCTGGTGTTTTTGCCCTTTATCTGCTCGGCCAAACCGGTGGATGGCAGCCGATTGCCGCTGCATTACCACGACGAACACGGCAAATCCCACGTCAGCCTGCGGCCCAGCGCCGAGTTGATCGCCCAGGCCGACGATGAGCGCCTGGCCGAAGACCTGCGCTTGTTCTACGTTGCACTGACCCGCGCCAAACATGCCTGCTGGCTCGGCATTGCCGACCTTAAGCGTGGCAATACCAACAGCTCCGTCTTGCACCTGTCAGCGCTGGGTTATCTGCTCGGCGCCGGCGCATCGCTCGGCGAATCCGCCGGCCTGGCGCGCTGGCTGCTGGACTTGCAGGAAGGCTGCGCAGCCATCCACTACGCCCACGTGCCCGACGCGCTAGACATCCTGTTCCACCCGCCGCGCAACGAAGCCACCTTGCTCGCGCCCTTGCTGCCCAAGCGCAAGGCTGCCGAGAACTGGTGGATCGCCTCCTACAGTGCATTGCGCATTGGCGACAGCATGAGCGCCGCCCCCCTCGAAGCGCCGGAAAACCCACAGGCCCAGAAGCTGTTCGATGACGAACGCCTCGACCCTGATGCTCCGCGCGAAGTGGCGGCGTCCGGCGGTGACATTCACCGTTTCCCACGTGGCCCTAATCCGGGGACTTTCCTCCACGGCCTGTTGGAATGGGCGGGTGAGGAGGGCTTCAACGTGACACCCGAGGCCATCGAAAAAGCCGTGGGCGCGCGCTGCAACCGGCGCAATTGGGAAGGTTGGATCGTCACCCTCAGCGGTTGGCTGGGCCATCTGCTGCAAACCCCGCTGCCTGTGGATAACGACCACGTCACCCTGAGCAGCCTGCAGCAGTACCAGATTGAAATGGAGTTCTGGTTCGCCAGCCACAAGGTCGACGTGCTCGCCCTCGACAAGTTGGTATGCCAGCAGACCCACAATGGTGTGTCCCGGGTCGCCGCCGAACCGGTGTTGCTCAACGGCATGTTCAAGGGCTTTATCGACCTGACCTTCGAACACGACGGCCGCTATTACGTGGCCGACTACAAATCCAACTGGCTCGGCCCCGACGATTCGGCCTACACCCAAGACGCGATGGAACAGTCGATCCTCGAGCATCGGTACGACCTGCAATATGTACTTTACCTGCTGGCTCTGCACCGCCAGCTCAAGGCACGCCTGCCGGATTACGACTACGACCGTCACGTCGGCGGTGCGCTGTACCTGTTCCTGCGCGGCACTCAGGCGGCCAGCCAAGGCGCGTATTTCACTCGGCCACCACGTGAACTGATCGAAGGCTTGGACCTGCTGTTCCAGGGCAAACCCATACCGCCCAAAGTCGAACCTGCCTGGGAACAAGGAGTGCTGCTATGA
- the recC gene encoding exodeoxyribonuclease V subunit gamma: MPDATSLSAGFMVVHGNRLDELRSLVVSWMRRYPLAPLENEIALVQSNGIAQWLKLALAEDPEEDDMGGCGIAAAIDVQLPGSFMWQLYRMVLGKDEIPPKSLLDKAPLTWRLMRLLPELIDQAHFEPLQRFLTHDTDLRKRYQLAERLADLFDQYQVYRADWLEDWAAGRHQLRNGRGESKPLNPANCWQAELWRALLLDVGEEGMAESRAGVHQRFIERINTLEKAPQGLPSRVIVFGISSLPAQALEALAGLARFSQVLLCVHNPCRHHWSDIVADKDLLRNEYKRQARKVGMPVTIDPQTLHQHAHPLLAAWGKQGRDYISLLDSYDDPNSYRAAFRDGRIDLFSESEPTTLLNQLQDDILELRPLNETRELWPGVDLNNDSSIRFHIAHSAQREVEILHDQLLQRFSADPTLRPRDIIVMVPDVDSYAPHIRAVFGQLERTDPRFIPFTLTDQGQRGRDPLLIAVEHLLKLPDSRFPVSEILDLLDVPALRERFAIKERDLPTLHRWIEGAGIRWGLNAEQRAGLGLPNELEQNSWRFGLRRMLLGYAVGTGAACDGIEPYDEIGGLDAALIGPLVALLDALNDAHQALSQPAPPTEWGARLQRLMQLFFLPSSEHDDYLLGQLEQLRETWLETCESVGLQDELPLTVVREAWLAGLDQGRLSQRFLAGAVNFCTLMPMRAIPFKLVCLLGMNDGDYPRAQPPLDFDLMGSDYRPGDRSRREDDRYLLLEALLSARDQLYISWVGRSIRDNSDRPASVLIGQLRDHLASGWHNAQAEEPLLEAMTQEHPLQPFSARYFHAGDPLFSYAREWQLLHEASDVPTQEHELAPHQQEEPLSLGQLQDFLRNPVKHFFSQRLKVFFEAAEVPLADEEPFVLDALQRYSLSDSLLNAALTQPDHVDQALHAQALRLQGSGLLPMVGFGECLRNELIEPLPDLLQRYQHLLALWPTPQTTAEPISFEHQGLQLEGWISGLHGRSDGGLLSVTTIPNSIGSIKTRKWHRLIRPWVNHVVACACGLPLSTGLVASDDTLLLGPLDTSNAQEILGNLLLAWHTGMRKPLPVAVKTAFAWLGQTDPVKAQAAASKAYEGDGLTTDGERRETPALTRQFPDYATLVASEEFEGWCETLYRPLLNAPWRSLTREEASA, from the coding sequence ATGCCGGATGCGACGTCTCTCAGCGCTGGATTTATGGTGGTTCACGGCAACCGTCTGGACGAACTGCGCAGCCTGGTCGTCAGCTGGATGCGTCGTTATCCGCTGGCCCCCCTGGAAAACGAAATCGCGCTGGTCCAAAGCAACGGCATTGCCCAATGGCTCAAGTTGGCTTTGGCCGAAGACCCCGAAGAAGATGATATGGGCGGCTGCGGCATCGCCGCCGCTATCGACGTGCAACTTCCCGGCAGCTTTATGTGGCAGCTCTATCGCATGGTCCTGGGTAAGGATGAAATCCCGCCCAAGTCTCTGCTTGATAAAGCCCCACTGACCTGGCGCCTGATGCGCCTTCTACCAGAGCTCATCGATCAAGCGCATTTCGAGCCGCTGCAGCGTTTCCTCACCCACGACACTGACCTGCGCAAACGCTATCAACTCGCAGAGCGGTTGGCCGACTTGTTCGACCAGTATCAGGTCTACCGCGCCGACTGGCTGGAAGACTGGGCCGCCGGCCGTCACCAACTGCGCAACGGTCGAGGCGAGTCCAAGCCACTAAACCCAGCGAACTGCTGGCAAGCAGAGTTATGGCGTGCACTGCTACTGGATGTAGGTGAAGAGGGCATGGCTGAAAGCCGCGCCGGTGTTCATCAGCGTTTCATTGAACGGATCAACACCCTCGAAAAAGCCCCCCAAGGCCTGCCGTCCCGAGTGATTGTTTTCGGCATTTCCTCTTTGCCCGCACAGGCGCTGGAAGCGCTCGCTGGCCTGGCGAGATTCAGCCAAGTCTTGTTGTGCGTACACAACCCTTGCCGCCACCATTGGTCTGACATCGTCGCGGACAAAGACCTGCTGCGTAACGAGTACAAACGCCAAGCGCGCAAAGTCGGAATGCCGGTCACCATCGACCCGCAAACCCTGCACCAGCACGCGCACCCGCTGCTCGCCGCTTGGGGCAAACAGGGCCGGGACTACATCAGCCTGCTGGACAGTTACGACGACCCCAACAGCTACCGCGCCGCCTTCCGTGACGGGCGCATCGACCTGTTCAGCGAAAGCGAACCGACCACGCTGCTCAACCAGTTGCAGGATGACATTCTCGAACTGCGCCCACTCAACGAAACGCGTGAGCTGTGGCCCGGCGTCGACCTCAATAACGACAGCTCCATCCGCTTCCACATTGCCCACAGCGCCCAACGCGAAGTGGAAATTCTCCACGACCAACTGCTCCAACGCTTCAGTGCCGACCCTACGCTGCGCCCGCGCGACATCATCGTCATGGTCCCCGACGTTGACAGCTACGCACCGCATATTCGCGCCGTGTTCGGCCAACTGGAAAGAACTGACCCACGCTTTATCCCCTTCACCCTTACCGACCAGGGCCAGCGCGGCCGCGACCCTCTGCTGATCGCCGTCGAACACTTGTTGAAACTCCCGGACAGCCGCTTCCCGGTGAGCGAAATTCTCGACCTGCTCGACGTTCCTGCGTTGCGCGAACGTTTCGCGATCAAGGAGCGCGACCTGCCCACACTGCACCGCTGGATCGAAGGCGCCGGCATCCGTTGGGGCCTTAACGCCGAGCAACGTGCCGGCCTGGGCTTGCCAAACGAGCTGGAGCAAAACAGTTGGCGATTCGGCTTGCGCCGCATGTTGTTGGGCTATGCCGTCGGCACCGGCGCGGCCTGCGATGGTATCGAGCCCTATGATGAAATCGGTGGTCTCGATGCCGCATTGATTGGCCCGCTGGTCGCCTTGCTGGATGCATTGAATGACGCGCATCAAGCCTTGTCCCAACCAGCGCCTCCAACAGAGTGGGGCGCGCGCCTGCAGCGCCTGATGCAGTTATTCTTCCTGCCCAGCAGTGAACATGACGACTACCTCCTCGGCCAACTCGAACAACTCAGAGAGACTTGGCTAGAGACCTGCGAGTCCGTCGGCCTACAAGACGAGTTACCTCTCACCGTAGTCCGCGAAGCCTGGCTGGCCGGCCTGGACCAAGGCCGCCTGTCCCAGCGCTTCCTCGCAGGCGCTGTCAATTTCTGCACACTGATGCCTATGCGCGCCATTCCGTTCAAGCTTGTCTGCCTGTTGGGTATGAACGACGGCGACTACCCGCGCGCCCAACCGCCGTTGGACTTCGACCTGATGGGCAGCGACTACCGCCCCGGCGACCGTTCACGCCGTGAAGACGACCGCTACCTGCTGCTCGAAGCCCTGCTGTCAGCCCGCGACCAGCTGTATATCAGTTGGGTCGGCCGCAGCATCCGTGACAACAGCGACCGCCCGGCCTCCGTACTGATTGGCCAACTGCGCGATCATCTCGCCAGCGGATGGCACAACGCACAAGCAGAAGAACCGCTGCTGGAAGCGATGACCCAGGAGCACCCACTCCAACCGTTCAGCGCACGCTACTTCCATGCCGGCGACCCACTGTTCAGCTACGCACGTGAGTGGCAGTTGCTCCACGAAGCGTCCGATGTCCCCACACAAGAACACGAACTGGCGCCACACCAACAAGAAGAACCCTTGAGCCTTGGCCAGTTGCAGGATTTCCTACGCAACCCAGTCAAACATTTCTTCAGCCAGCGTCTGAAAGTGTTCTTCGAAGCCGCTGAAGTGCCTCTGGCCGATGAAGAGCCCTTCGTCCTCGATGCGCTGCAACGCTACAGCCTCAGCGACAGCCTGCTGAACGCCGCGCTGACCCAGCCCGATCACGTGGATCAGGCCCTACACGCCCAGGCGCTGCGCCTGCAAGGCAGTGGCCTGTTGCCAATGGTCGGTTTTGGCGAGTGCCTGCGTAACGAACTGATCGAGCCATTGCCCGATTTGCTGCAGCGTTATCAACACTTACTGGCGCTGTGGCCTACTCCACAAACAACCGCCGAGCCGATCAGTTTTGAGCACCAAGGTCTGCAGCTGGAAGGCTGGATCAGTGGCCTGCATGGGCGCAGTGATGGCGGGTTGCTAAGTGTGACCACCATTCCCAACAGCATCGGCTCAATCAAGACCCGCAAGTGGCATCGCCTGATTCGCCCATGGGTCAATCACGTCGTTGCCTGCGCCTGCGGCCTGCCACTCAGCACCGGCTTGGTCGCGAGTGACGACACCTTGTTACTGGGCCCACTGGATACATCCAATGCTCAGGAAATCCTCGGCAACCTACTGCTGGCCTGGCACACCGGCATGCGAAAACCGCTCCCCGTGGCCGTGAAAACCGCCTTTGCCTGGCTCGGCCAAACCGACCCCGTCAAGGCCCAGGCCGCCGCGAGCAAAGCCTACGAAGGCGACGGCCTGACCACCGACGGCGAACGACGAGAAACCCCGGCGCTCACCCGCCAGTTCCCCGACTACGCCACCCTGGTAGCCAGCGAAGAATTCGAAGGTTGGTGCGAAACCCTGTATCGCCCGTTGCTCAACGCCCCCTGGCGATCGCTCACCCGTGAGGAGGCCAGCGCATGA